AACGAGCGTCCACATCATGGCTACCGCAACATGGGAAAACGCCCGATCGACACCATTAACGAATTCCAAAAGAGCGTTAGACAAGATGGTTAGTAGTACATCTTGCCAAGTCGGCCATATTGTGCCGAAATATGCGTACTTCGTATGATTCCGCATATCATGGTTTGAAGGAGAAAAATCCTTCCGGGCAAACGTCTATAGTCGCCCTGACAATGAAGGCCTTTCCATCATCAGCGACCTCACTTAATGCATTTGACGATTTTTGTGCCTTTCTGGGGCACCAGCATATTACTGCCGAAACGACTATTCATATTGCGCATCTTTTGCCCCAAGTGTTAATTGGGCATCGTCTGTGGATGTCAGCATCAGGCACGTTGGAAAGATTCGTTCCGCTTAAACAAATCCGGATAATGCACAACGAAAATGATCACCATATTTGGTTGAAACTGGGGTTTTCGAGGGGAGATTTGACTAGATGTACAGACACTGTAGCTAAGCTTTTAAACGGCACACGTCTCTCTGATACTTTCGAGCTTGTCAAAACAGACAAAGATGACGGCGACGATTGGGCCGTTGAACAGAAAACTGCTGATCGATATACAGGCTATCCATCCGACATCCTTCAGGACACAGTTAACAGACTTAAACCGTTTATTTGGCAATCCGTTATATCGGTTCCGCCATACCGCAAGTATTACTTATACCTGTCACCTGCAGGTGAGGCAAATAGCGTCTTGCCCCAGCTTGCCTCTATTTACGCTACGGCATATTTTCTAAGCTCGGTTACAAGATACCGACCTTCAACATTTTCTGCTTTGGCTAAGGGGCCATATGGACCTTTTATTGAAACATTTCTTCAGGATCAGTTAAACCAATTCCTGTATATTCTTGCATCCGAGATTACGCAAACTGAATTCGCATTCGGAGAGCAAATATAGGAAAGCAAAATGAAAAAGGAAGCAAAGCTCTTATTGAGAAAAGCCGAAAGCGCATTGGTGCTGAGCGTCGAGCATTTCAATAGGCCGTCGGATTTAGGCAGAACGGAGGCCGTGCTTATCCTCTTGGATCACTCGTTTGAAATGCTTTTGAAGGCCGCAATACTTCACAAAGGGGGACGGATAAGAGAACCACGAGCGAAGCAGACGGTCGGAATGGAGAAGTGCATTGCCAAATCGTATTCTGAAGCCAGTTTGAAATTCCTTGATGACGGACAAGCACAAACAATTCGCACTATTAACTCGCTTCGCGATGCGTCGCAACATCACCTTTTGGATTTATCGGAGCAGCAGCTGTACATCTACTGCCAAGCGGGATTGTCGGTATTTCGGGCAATCTATGAAAGGGTATTTGGCCGAAACTTTCTGGCAAATCTGCCTGAGCGCGTTTTACCATTGTCTACAACACCACCAAGCGATTTGTCGGCCGTGTTTGACCAGGAAGCTGATCAGATTAAGCGGCTTCTGCGGCCCAAATCGCGCCATCACCTAGAAGCGGTTGCAAAGCTTCGCGCGCTTGCGGTTATGGAGGCCAGCATTCAAGGCGAATATGTGCAACCTGCAGAGAGCGAACTGCGTAAGCTTGGCAACGAGCTCGCCAGAGGCAAAAGGTGGCAACAGCTATTTCCCGGTGTGGCTACTTTGGAATTATCTTCAAACGGCTATGGCCCATCACTTGACCTGCGAATTGTAAAAAAGGATGGGTTCCCTATCACCTTAGTTCCAAATGGCGAACCTGGAGCTACTCCGGTGGCGGTGCGACGCGTTAATGAAACCAGCTATTACCAATTTGGCCTAATGGAGGTAAGCCGCCGGATAGGAGTAAGCCCCAACAAAACTCACGCCATTGTGAAACTGCTGAAGCTGCAGGAAGATTTGGAGTGTTTCAAGGAAATCGTTATTGGCAAAACACGCCATAAGCTTTATTCCCAAAAGGCCGTTTTGCGCTTACAGGCTGAACTCAAAAGGCGAACAGCAGATGATCTGTGGCTTGAATACAGGGGCAAGGGTATAACCAAGACTAATACAATTGAACTCTAGAATAAATTGCGCATGTCCCTTCCAGATTGACCTGTGATTTACACCAAGCTATCGATCAAGCTTAAAGAACGACTGGGCGATTCGATGTGAGTTGTACAGCTGATGGGACACTATCGAAACCTATATCCTTTTCGCTTTCCACCAGGTTTATTTTCTGGGAATAATGAGTTCATAGCGGCCAACACAGCAACTGCTCCTATTCCCCAAGCGAATCCTTTAACTATACGTAACCACATCGGATCTTGTTCACTTGAGCTAGGTGATTGAATGGGTTGACGTGCAAGCGTCCTTTTAACCAATAATATCCTTGGCGATTCCTGAATTTCCTTTGTAGCATTTTTATGGCTTTCTTCCTTAAGCGCGGTTCTGATATCTTTCCAAATAAGTGGATTAGCCAAGATTGACTCAGCCCTTACTTCAATCCAAGAAATCTCAGCCATATCATAATCATTGGCTTTGTCCTGTTCAACAACATGGCTTTGCAAAACCTCAACTCCCAATAGCGGTTTAGAATCCTGAAATATCATCGCATCGGCCCTGCGGTTTTCGCCGAATGGCCACTCTATCCGAACTTCATATTTTGCGGGATCCATGGAAAACAACTCTGAAGCATCGCATAGCCTGCTTTCAACTCGCGGCGCTACGCATTTCCCGTTTTTCCAATCCCTTATTACTTGCGCAACCCGCTCCTTAGCCGCTGCGTGAATCTGCGACTCACCTGAATGACCAAAAGCTGCAAAGTGGGCGAAGTGATGGGCGCGATCATCTCCCATCCTTGGAAACATCTCCCCTTTGCAATCCGGGCACCAGTATTTGTGCTTGCGCTCAGCCTCGTTTATATGAAGGACGCGCCTGCTTTCTGCAAGAGAATCCAAAGCCCATTCGAACTTGATTTCCACACTTCCATTTTACCAGATCGAAATCCCGTTTTCCCGGTAGGCCATTCGTCAATTCACAGTCAAGGCAACTTGCGGGTATAATCTCGCTTGAGGCACGATATGAAACCGCCTTCCAAAGCCGATGCCATTTCGTCCGGAGTTTCCAAGCCGGAAGCCAAGCCGCGTTCGAACGGCGGCCGCAAGCCGGCAACCGCGGACAGGCCGGATTACAGGGGCGCAATCAAAACTATGTCCGAAGCGAAGCTTCGTAATCTTCTGGCGCAGCCCGGTTTCATCAAGGCGCTGAACAAGACCGACAAGGAAGATGTGATCAAACGGCTCGTCGCCGAGCCGTCGCTGTCCCCGGAGTTCGAGGATTTCGTAGCTGAGCAGTTGGCGAATGATCCAAGGTACAAGAGATCTACAAAACGGTTTGAGGAATTGCTTGTCAAGCTGGGCAGAACCAAATAGACAATTCAAGATGCAGCCTTTACCTCAATACCTGGCGGTCTCGCATTATGCCGATCCGGAGCTCTGCGATGACGTCGAAAAGGGTAAGCTTCTTCCGAAAAGTTATTTGCTTGGCGAGCTTTCGGCTTGGGCCGGGAAGCGCTATTGGCTAAACAGCAAACTGCGCCGAGAGCCAAAGCTCGACCGTGTTTTCGGACCGGAAACGTGGCGGTACCTTCTGAGGGAAAACCTCCACGCTATTGTGCAAATCACATCTGAAGTGGCGTATATTCACGATATCCTGCCATACGACAAGTATGTCCGGCTTTTCGTCAAATAAGCGCGCCGGATTTACCACCCTCCCCTTATCTCGAAATCCCCGAATCCCTCCCACTTTGCGGCCCAAGCCTCCACTTCGTCCACCCTGGCACCCGGGCTCATGCTTTCAACTTGAGGCGGCCCCTCTCTCAGCCGCGCAAGCATCGCGTCCAGGACGCCGCGGTCCTTATGCTCGATGTGCGCCTCGACGCGCCCGTCGGAGAGATTGCGCACCCAGCCGCGGACACCCAGCCGCCGGGCCTCCTCCTGCGTGAACGCCCGGAAGAAAACGCCCTGCACTCTGCCCGATACTAGGACGCGCAACGCGTGGCCTTCTCCGCTCGAAACATGGCCGTTCAGTCCGCCGTTTTCGCCGTCTGCGCGCACGGGAGAATTATACAACCGGCTTTTAGTTGCAGGGCAGCCGCAGCAATCGCCTATTGAAACGCCGTTCATCGCTTTTGTCCACTTCCCGCGGTTTGACACTCCGCATGACCGCAGGTAGAATCGACGCGCCTTTCAAAATGGAGAAAGACATGCACTCAAGCCGGGACGCCCTGAGGTTGCCGATTTCGAACGGCGCGCGGTATGCGCGCTGGATTTTGCTCGCCCTGCCCCTTTTACCGCTTCTGCTCGCGTCGTCCTCGGAGGGCGGCGAAGGCGGAGGCCACAGCGTCATCCTCAACATCGCGCTCGCGATGGTCGCTGCAAGCCTGCTCGGCCTGATTATGAAAGTGCTAAAGCAGCCCGCGATGCTCGGCTACATCCTTGCGGGCGTCGCGATCGGGCCGATCGGGATCGGGATGATCACCGACCACACCGAAATCGTAACGATATCCGAAATCGGATTGATTCTGCTTCTGTTCATGATCGGCCTCGAAATAGATTTGAAAAAGATGCTCGCAGCGGGCCGGCTCGTCATCGTCCCCGGAGTCCTGCAATTCCCGATCTGCGTTGCGATGGGCTGGGCAATCCTCAAGGGGCTTACACTTTTCGGACTGAGCTTCGGCGAGGGCAATTACGCTCTGCTATACACCGCGATCGCGATATCCATCAGCAGCACGATGATCGTCGTCAAGCTGCTTTACGACAAGATGGAGCTGGACACGCTGCCCGGCCGCATAACCGTCGGCATCCTCGTCTTCCAGGACATTTGGGCGATCATCGTCCTCGCGATCCAGCCGAACCTGGCCGATCCCAAAATCCTGTCGATCCTGCTGACGTTCGCAAAAGGCGGATTGCTCGTGGCGCTGGCGCTCGCGATTTCCCGCTGGGTGCTGCCGGTGATTTTCCACGTCGTCGCCAAGATTCCGGAATTGCTTCTCGTGCTGTCGCTTGGCTGGTGCTTCCTAGTAGCGCTAGTGGCCGCGCATCCGTTCGTAGGGCTTTCGATGGAAATGGGCGCGCTGATCGCAGGCGTCTCGCTCGCAACGTTTCCGTACAACCTGGACGTGATCGCCAAGGTCGTAAGCATCCGCGACTTTTTCATCACGCTGTTTTTCGTCGCGCTCGGAATGCAGATCCCGATGCCGACACCGTCGGTTCTTCTCGTATCGCTCGTCATCGTATTCGTCGCGTTGGTAATCCGGGCGTTCGGAGTTTTCGCGGTGCTGCAGACGCTGCGGGCGGGCCACCGCACATCGCTTTTGCCGACGATCAACCTGAGCCAAGTAAGCGAGTTCGCGCTCGTGATCGTCGCCATCGGCATAGGATACGAGCACGTTTCGCAGGAATCGCTGACTTACATCATATGGGTTTTCTCGGTGTTAGCCGTGGCGTCTACTTATCTTGTGACGTACAGCCATCCGCTCCAGGATTTCTGGCGGCGGCTTTTGCTGAAACTTGGAGTGAAGGACATCGGCAAGGCGCTGGAAGACGAGCACCGGCACAAGGAACATCCGATTCTAATTCTCGGATTTTTCCGGATCGCGAGCGCGTTTATGGATGAGGTCTTCCGCAAGCACCAGGATTTAATTGAGCAGATAAAAGTGGTGGACTTCAACCCGGTCGTGCGCAAAAAGCTTGAAAAAATGGGCGTTTACTGCGTTTACGGCGACATTTCCAACATAGACACGCTGCACCATGCGCATGTCGAGGGCGCGAAGGTTGTCCTTTGCTCTGTGCCGGACTCGATCCTCAAAGGGACGACGAACAAGAACCTGCTGTCGCTCGTGCGCAGCTTGTGCCCTGAAGCGCAGGTGATTTTG
The sequence above is a segment of the bacterium genome. Coding sequences within it:
- a CDS encoding acylphosphatase, yielding MNGVSIGDCCGCPATKSRLYNSPVRADGENGGLNGHVSSGEGHALRVLVSGRVQGVFFRAFTQEEARRLGVRGWVRNLSDGRVEAHIEHKDRGVLDAMLARLREGPPQVESMSPGARVDEVEAWAAKWEGFGDFEIRGGW
- a CDS encoding cation:proton antiporter, with the translated sequence MTAGRIDAPFKMEKDMHSSRDALRLPISNGARYARWILLALPLLPLLLASSSEGGEGGGHSVILNIALAMVAASLLGLIMKVLKQPAMLGYILAGVAIGPIGIGMITDHTEIVTISEIGLILLLFMIGLEIDLKKMLAAGRLVIVPGVLQFPICVAMGWAILKGLTLFGLSFGEGNYALLYTAIAISISSTMIVVKLLYDKMELDTLPGRITVGILVFQDIWAIIVLAIQPNLADPKILSILLTFAKGGLLVALALAISRWVLPVIFHVVAKIPELLLVLSLGWCFLVALVAAHPFVGLSMEMGALIAGVSLATFPYNLDVIAKVVSIRDFFITLFFVALGMQIPMPTPSVLLVSLVIVFVALVIRAFGVFAVLQTLRAGHRTSLLPTINLSQVSEFALVIVAIGIGYEHVSQESLTYIIWVFSVLAVASTYLVTYSHPLQDFWRRLLLKLGVKDIGKALEDEHRHKEHPILILGFFRIASAFMDEVFRKHQDLIEQIKVVDFNPVVRKKLEKMGVYCVYGDISNIDTLHHAHVEGAKVVLCSVPDSILKGTTNKNLLSLVRSLCPEAQVILTAESPSQAAELYKAGADFVIQVSAIAGAGAAIAVEQALSGTLEALREEQAAELGARNEVLA